In Citrus sinensis cultivar Valencia sweet orange chromosome 4, DVS_A1.0, whole genome shotgun sequence, one DNA window encodes the following:
- the LOC127901845 gene encoding uncharacterized protein LOC127901845 has product MFALKTTIEEGMLEHFQDAKTPKEVKKLWLKQIGGVLLKSEKEVLYTNKSKGSFKQHTDSGSKKDGDKMGHMAKDCWSKKKPTKSNIATSNPKENNEDGWDAEAAFTIEEEELALTKLQTLSKYKRSRVLVTADNSRFLIAHIGKTIVTSRYNSKLLLLQDIYHVPRIEKILLSMAQLTSSGHYVLFRPRDVYVYHDLKISEKPTIEG; this is encoded by the exons ATGTTTGCTTTAAAGACGACAATTGAAGAAGGAATGCTGGAGCACTTTCAGGATGCCAAAACACCAAAGGAA gTCAAGAAGCTCTGGCTAAAGCAAATAGGAGGAGTCTTACTGAAGAGTGAAAAGGAAGTGCTTTACACCAATAAAAGCAAAGGCAGCTTCAAGCAGCACACTGATAGTGGATCTAAAAAGGATGGTGATAAG ATGGGTCACATGGCAAAAGATTGTTGGTCTAAGAAAAAGCCTACTAAGAGTAATATTGCTACTTCCAATCCTAAGGAGAATAATGAAGATGGTTGGGATGCCGAAGCGGCATTCACTATAGAGGAAGAGGAATTAGCTCTCACT AAGTTGCAAACCCTCTCCAAATACAAGAGAAGTCGTGTGTTGGTGACAGCTGACAACTCAAGGTTCCTAATAGCACACATCGGTAAGACAATAGTTACATCTCGATATAATTCTAAGCTGTTGCTACTTCAAGATATTTATCATGTCCCAagaattgagaaaattttgcTATCTATGGCTCAATTGACATCATCGGGGCACTATGTCTTGTTTAGGCCCCGAGATGTGTACGTGTATCATGATCTCAAAATCTCAGAAAAACCAACAATAGAGGGGTGA
- the LOC127901846 gene encoding pectinesterase inhibitor has protein sequence MASSMKNSTFLFSLFLVFFLFVDTSFALNAMPLKIFPPNNDQEIILTTEALKNICKQTQNPSFCLRYLKNRTHIGTTKIYQLAQSSIELAKKYANDLHGEVSLSIKTENDTEVQHLYMICLENYKFAVDALYNAGTHLESGNYPALQVQASLAFEEAESVGNQLKVAPKRASSLRQKTKNLEYQCDIIRALISYICSQTKLCY, from the coding sequence atggCCTCATCTATGAAAAATTCCACCTTccttttttcacttttccttgtgttttttctttttgttgataCTTCATTTGCATTGAATGCAATGCCATTGAAGATCTTTCCTCCCAATAACGATCAAGAGATAATTTTGACAACCGAAgcacttaaaaatatttgcaaaCAAACCCAAAATCCTTCCTTTTGCTTGAGATATCTGAAAAATCGCACCCACATTGGCACAACAAAAATTTACCAGCTTGCTCAAAGTTCGATTGAATTGGCAAAAAAGTATGCCAATGATCTCCACGGAGAGGTAAGTTTATCCATCAAGACCGAGAATGACACAGAAGTGCAACATTTGTACATGATTTGTCTCGAAAATTATAAGTTTGCTGTCGATGCTCTTTACAATGCTGGTACTCACTTAGAATCTGGAAACTACCCTGCATTGCAAGTTCAAGCTTCGCTTGCTTTCGAAGAGGCTGAATCTGTAGGAAATCAATTGAAAGTGGCACCAAAAAGAGCTTCATCTCTTCGCCAAAAGACTAAGAATTTGGAGTATCAATGTGACATTATAAGGGCTCTGATTTCTTATATTTGTTCCCAAACGAAgttatgttattaa